A stretch of Scheffersomyces stipitis CBS 6054 chromosome 2, complete sequence DNA encodes these proteins:
- a CDS encoding carnitine acetyltransferase (go_funtion acyltransferase activity): MSYYTYEYEADMPRLHVPPLATTAQQLLVALKPLMSVDEYNELLYESTEFVSHDMINLIQKHLIGASESPSQNCYWNTINDETAPAIYGEVRGDILPRNPYLILEEDPYSKTLSPPNQSQRAANLINSSLKFIVSLRNETLKPDLTPKNNNPLTMRCYLNLFGTTRVPASLDDVRNHQVKIKKYSDINDSRHIVVISNNQFYSLEVITPYTAEEYKDTKSKHRIWFNDHELSLILQNIIDVSSKVDQIESINNAIGSVTTQSLKHWQQARIELGRSNAENLKLIDDALFVVVLDGNSPISEQDKTSVICHGSSTLSKSNIQIGSCTSRWYDKLQLIVTANSVAGIVWESSSMDSTAILRFISDIYTDSVLKLAKNINGSEYTLFDNNVTFVSADGNNIKPEKQKMKFDVTKELQNLIHLSETRLADLINQHEYRTLSVKLDSHLIKKFNLSVDSILQICFQITYYTLYGKMVNTIEPITTRKFRDSRTELIPVQNDGINNLVKLYITNAPSEDKWESFKRCCEVHTKQYHDAMAGKGFERHFMSIIQVIKNPDSVKKLNKLNPDLPPLPDLTKENLDIPLLSNPMIEKLVSPELLISNCGNPALLLFGIPPAIDQGYGIGYIIHTDKVLITVCSKYRQTERFLDTFNRVINSMKNMLKQRSNFLLNINDNQSRKHELQKLRIEHELRHVDSSTPSTRHPIALTIDKDYEPIPIESVNLETKEHSRSNSLGSGSDEDFELLGGYGYFDFGDLDSRSDELSRNESRNTLSHSNLGSTLNSRHHSHTNLHKLTLTMAASDIKQKLSLSESIRDKLSHSEDALPLEGTVEETSSDSQPKSRSNIGRQLDISEY; the protein is encoded by the coding sequence ATGTCGTATTACACCTACGAGTACGAAGCGGATATGCCGCGGTTGCATGTGCCTCCATTGGCTACTACTGCTCAGCAGTTGCTTGTCGCTCTCAAGCCATTGATGAGTGTTGACGAATACAACGAGTTGCTCTACGAGTCGACCGAGTTTGTCTCGCATGACatgatcaacttgatccaGAAGCACTTGATCGGAGCTTCAGAGTCTCCTAGCCAAAACTGCTACTGGAACACCATCAACGACGAGACAGCTCCTGCTATCTACGGTGAGGTCCGTGGCGATATCCTTCCCCGGAACCCgtatttgattttggaaGAGGACCCTTATTCCAAGACGTTGAGTCCACCCAATCAGTCTCAGCGTGCTGCtaacttgatcaactcgtCGCTCAAGTTCATTGTGTCGCTCAGAAACGAGACGTTGAAACCAGATCTCACACCCAAGAATAACAACCCACTTACGATGAGATGCTACCTCAATTTGTTCGGAACTACGAGAGTACCGGCTTCTCTTGATGATGTCAGAAACCACCAggtcaagatcaagaagtatCTGGACATCAACGACTCGCGCCACATAGTAGTTATTTCTAACAACCAGTTTTACTCATTAGAAGTCATTACTCCGTATACTGCTGAAGAGTATAAAGACACGAAGTCGAAACACCGCATCTGGTTTAATGACCACGAGTTGTCGTTAATCCTCCAGAACATCATCgatgtttcttcaaaggTTGATCAGATCGAATCGATCAACAATGCTATTGGTTCTGTCACTACACAATCATTGAAGCATTGGCAACAGGCCAGAATCGAATTAGGCAGATCAAACGCtgaaaacttgaagctcATTGATGATGCACTTTTTGTCGTAGTTTTAGATGGGAATTCTCCAATTTCTGAACAAGACAAAACCTCGGTTATCTGCCACGGCTCTTCTACGTTGTCAAAGTCCAACATTCAGATCGGATCCTGTACCTCCAGATGGTATGACAAGTTGCAATTGATTGTCACAGCCAACTCCGTAGCCGGAATTGTATGGGAATCATCTTCTATGGATAGTACGGCTATTCTCCGCTTTATTTCGGACATCTATACAGATTCGGTACTcaagttggccaaaaaCATAAACGGCTCGGAATACACCTTGTTCGACAACAATGTGACATTTGTATCTGCTGACGGCAATAACATCAAGCCAGAAAagcagaaaatgaagttcGATGTTACCAAGGAATTACAGAATTTGATTCATTTGTCCGAAACCAGATTGGCCGACTTGATCAACCAACACGAATACAGAACACTCAGTGTCAAGTTGGACTCGCATTTGATTAAGAAGTTTAACCTCTCGGTAGACTCGATACTCCAAATCTGTTTTCAGATTACCTACTACACATTGTATGGAAAGATGGTGAACACGATTGAGCCTATCACTACGAGAAAGTTCCGTGATTCGAGAACAGAGTTGATCCCAGTGCAAAACGATGgtatcaacaatttggtCAAGTTGTATATCACCAATGCTCCATCCGAGGACAAGTGGGAAAGCTTCAAGAGATGCTGTGAGGTACATACAAAACAATACCATGATGCTATGGCAGGTAAGGGCTTTGAAAGACACTTTATGTCCATCATCCAGGTGATCAAGAATCCCGACTCAGtcaaaaagttgaacaaattgaatcCAGACTTACCACCACTCCCTGATTTGACCAAGGAAAACTTGGATATACCTTTGCTTTCCAATCCCATGATCGAAAAGTTGGTTTCGCcagagttgttgatttctaaCTGCGGAAACCCTGCGTTGTTGCTTTTTGGTATACCACCAGCCATTGACCAAGGTTATGGTATCGGCTACATTATTCATACTGATAAGGTATTGATTACGGTATGCTCCAAGTACAGGCAGACGGAAAGGTTTTTGGACACGTTCAACCGTGTGATCAACAGCATGAAGAACATGTTGAAGCAGCGGTCCAATTTCTTGCTCAATATCAATGACAATCAACTGAGAAAGCACGAGTtgcagaagttgagaatCGAACATGAGTTGAGACACGTCGACAGCAGCACTCCACTGACAAGACATCCCATTGCCTTAACTATTGATAAAGACTACGAACCCATCCCTATTGAAAGCGTGAATCTTGAAACTAAAGAACACTCAAGATCAAACTCGCTTGGATCAGGCTCTgatgaagactttgaattGTTGGGAGGTTATGGCTACTTTGATTTTGGCGATTTGGACTCGAGATCTGACGAACTTTCTAGAAACGAGTCCAGGAACACCCTCAGCCACTCAAACTTGGGCTCCACATTGAACTCAAGACACCATTCGCATACCAACTTGCACAAGTTGACATTGACCATGGCTGCTAGCGATATCAAGCAGAAATTGTCGCTTTCAGAAAGCATCAGAGACAAGTTGTCGCACAGTGAAGACGCCTTGCCTCTCGAGGGTACAGTTGAAGAGACTTCCCTGGATTCACAGCCGAAGTCAAGAAGTAACATTGGAAGACAATTGGACATATCTGAATATTAG